Proteins from a genomic interval of Gadus morhua chromosome 21, gadMor3.0, whole genome shotgun sequence:
- the adam17b gene encoding disintegrin and metalloproteinase domain-containing protein 17 isoform X2, whose amino-acid sequence MPQHKATLRAVLTDFDVLPLSGVQAHSVHRRDTRTQTTTHLERLISFNALHRHFKLYLRTNTELFTEDFKVVVIDSDGQEKGYEVNRQNYFTGHVIGEENSRVQAHMDGDEFSARIMTHDAEYNLEPLWRFTTAPPDGRLLVYRSEDIRNISRLARPNVCGYVHPDPGHLLPDDMGATLGAKQKEEAGGRGKRQVYDHTKNTCPLLLVADHRFFENMGRSEESTTLNYLIELIDRVDDIYRNTSWDEEFKGYGVQIQQIIIEKAPTSVPDGGAHFNMKAGVWDVKRLLEQFSQDIAENASQVCLAHLFTYQDFDEGTLGLAYVAPAKTGVPGGLCSEKCPPSPSSGHRAIYLNTGLTSTKNYGKTILTKEADLVTTHELGHNFGAEHDQDNTPEGCAPSEDQGGKYVMYPIAVSGDHVNNKLFSECSRRSIVKRLRLRAPTCFKERNSNVCGNSRVEQGEECDPGLLHINKDHCCTSECKLRLTAQCSDRNSACCNDCHFEAEGKVCQEPIDATCKGNSSCTGNSSECPPPENAPDKTLCLDNGECADGQCVPFCEAVLSLQSCACNETNSSCKTCCRNLRGVCAPYQDQTGSFQFLRKGKPCTVGFCDGAGKCMKQVQDVIERLWDFIDKLDINTFGKFLADNIVGSVVGFSLIFWVPLSILVHCVDKKLDRQFEQNTKTMFFPSNAELLSSLEPATMQFFKPLHPSSGYRFYPPSGPLQTSTPPFSSPALFLPPSQSHPQSLSGPGLAPLDSPNIMATIQEDPSLDPHLEQDVLEKAFSRGVGGHMGAARSFEDLTGHALAGRSDKAQSFRLQRQRRINSKETEC is encoded by the exons ATGCCTCAACACAAAG CCACCCTACGCGCCGTGCTGACAGACTTCGACGTGTTGCCTCTCTCTGGCGTCCAGGCCCACTCAGTCCACCGCCGCGACACTCGGACACAGACAACAACACACCTGGAGCGGCTCATCAGCTTCAATGCCCTGCACAG GCATTTCAAGCTGTACCTGCGGACCAACACAGAGCTCTTCACAGAGGACTTTAAGGTTGTTGTCATCGACAGTGATGGCCAGGAGAAAGGCTATGAGGTCAACAGACAGAACTACTTCACGGGACATGTCATTG GGGAGGAGAACTCTCGGGTCCAGGCCCATATGGATGGAGATGAGTTCTCAGCCCGCATTATGACCCACGACGCAGAATACAACCTGGAG CCTCTGTGGAGGTTCACCACAGCACCTCCAGACGGCCGTCTGCTGGTGTATCGCTCGGAGGACATCAGGAATATCAGCAGGCTGGCCCGGCCCAACGTCTGCGGCTACGTGCACCCCGACCCCGGGCACCTGCTGCCTGACGACATGGGGGCGACCCTGGGGGCCAAGCAGAAAGAGG AGGCCGGCGGCAGAGGGAAAAGGCAGGTGTACGACCACACGAAGAACACCTGTCCCCTGCTCTTGGTGGCTGACCACCGGTTCTTCGAGAACATGGGCCGCAGTGAAGAGAGCACCACGCTCAACTACCTG ATCGAGCTCATTGATCGGGTGGATGACATCTACAGGAACACATCCTGGGACGAAGAGTTCAAAGGTTATGGCGTTCAGATCCAACAG ATTATCATCGAGAAGGCTCCCACCTCAGTCCCCGATGGAGGGGCCCACTTCAACATGAAAGCAGGCGTCTGGGACGTCAAGAGACTGCTGGAG CAGTTCAGTCAGGACATAGCGGAAAATGCCTCCCAGGTGTGTCTGGCTCACCTGTTCACCTACCAGGACTTTGACGAGGGCACCCTGGGCCTGGCCTACGTCGCCCCCGCTAAGACTGGCGTTCCTGGAGGACTGTGCTCCGAGA AATGCCCACCGTCTCCGTCCAGTGGGCACAGAGCGATCTACCTCAACACTGGACTGACCAGCACCAAGAACTATGGGAAAACCATCCTCACCAAG GAGGCAGACCTGGTGACCACCCACGAGCTGGGCCATAACTTCGGGGCGGAACACGACCAGGACAACACCCCAGAGGGATGCGCCCCAAGTGAGGACCAGGGGGGGAAGTACGTCATGTACCCCATCGCCGTCAGTGGAGACCACGTCAACAACAAG CTGTTCTCTGAGTGCAGCAGGCGGTCCATCGTGAAGCGTCTGAGGCTGAGGGCGCCGACCTGCTTCAAGGAGCGCAACAGCAACGTCTGCGGGAACTCCCGGGTGGAGCAGGGCGAGGAGTGCGACCCCGGCCTGCTGCACATCAACAAGGACCACTGCTGCACCTCCGAATGCAAACTGAGGCTCACTGCCCAGTGCAG TGACAGGAACAGCGCCTGCTGCAATGACTGTCACTTTGAAGCGGAGGGCAAGGTTTGCCAGGAACCCATCGACGCCACATGCAAGGGAAACTCCTCCTGCACAG GGAACAGCAGCGAGTGTCCCCCGCCGGAGAACGCTCCGGACAAGACGTTGTGTCTGGACAACGGAGAGTGTGCGGACGGGCAGTGTGTTCCCTTCTGCGAGGCGGTGCTCAGCCTGCAGTCCTGCGCCTGTAACG AAACCAACTCTTCCTGTAAGACGTGTTGTCGGAATCTGCGGGGAGTGTGCGCCCCCTACCAGGACCAAACCGGCAGTTTCCAGTTCCTGCGTAAAGGGAAACCATGCACCGTGGGATTCTGTGACGGAGCG GGGAAGTGTATGAAGCAGGTACAGGACGTGATCGAGCGTCTGTGGGACTTCATCGACAAGCTGGACATCAACACGTTTGGCAAGTTCCTGGCGGACAACATCGTGGGCTCGGTGGTGGGCTTCTCCCTCATCTTCTGGGTCCCTCTCAGCATCCTGGTCCACTGTGTG GACAAGAAGCTCGACCGGCAGTTTGAGCAGAACACCAAAACCATGTTCTTCCCCAGT AACGCAGAGCTCCTGAGCAGCCTGGAGCCAGCCACCATGCAGTTCTTCAAACCCCTTCACCCCTCCTCCGGATACCGCTTCTACCCTCCCTCGGGACCCCTACAGACCAGCACCCCCCCCTTTTCAAGCCCCGCCCTTTTCCTGCCTCCCAGCCAATCGCACCCTCAGTCGCTCTCCGGCCCTGGACTAGCCCCGTTGGACAGCCCGAACATCATGGCAACAATCCAGGAAGACCCGTCTCTGGACCCCCACCTGGAGCAGGATGTGCTGGAGAAGGCCTTCtctaggggggtgggggggcacatGGGGGCGGCCCGCTCGTTTGAGGACCTGACGGGGCACGCCCTGGCCGGACGCAGCGACAAGGCCCAGTCCTTCAGGCTGCAGCGGCAGAGACGCATCAACAGCAAGGAGACCGAGTGCTGA
- the adam17b gene encoding disintegrin and metalloproteinase domain-containing protein 17 isoform X1, whose amino-acid sequence MEQLLLLTISVVLTAGARTPPAIDNYSEYTTLRAVLTDFDVLPLSGVQAHSVHRRDTRTQTTTHLERLISFNALHRHFKLYLRTNTELFTEDFKVVVIDSDGQEKGYEVNRQNYFTGHVIGEENSRVQAHMDGDEFSARIMTHDAEYNLEPLWRFTTAPPDGRLLVYRSEDIRNISRLARPNVCGYVHPDPGHLLPDDMGATLGAKQKEEAGGRGKRQVYDHTKNTCPLLLVADHRFFENMGRSEESTTLNYLIELIDRVDDIYRNTSWDEEFKGYGVQIQQIIIEKAPTSVPDGGAHFNMKAGVWDVKRLLEQFSQDIAENASQVCLAHLFTYQDFDEGTLGLAYVAPAKTGVPGGLCSEKCPPSPSSGHRAIYLNTGLTSTKNYGKTILTKEADLVTTHELGHNFGAEHDQDNTPEGCAPSEDQGGKYVMYPIAVSGDHVNNKLFSECSRRSIVKRLRLRAPTCFKERNSNVCGNSRVEQGEECDPGLLHINKDHCCTSECKLRLTAQCSDRNSACCNDCHFEAEGKVCQEPIDATCKGNSSCTGNSSECPPPENAPDKTLCLDNGECADGQCVPFCEAVLSLQSCACNETNSSCKTCCRNLRGVCAPYQDQTGSFQFLRKGKPCTVGFCDGAGKCMKQVQDVIERLWDFIDKLDINTFGKFLADNIVGSVVGFSLIFWVPLSILVHCVDKKLDRQFEQNTKTMFFPSNAELLSSLEPATMQFFKPLHPSSGYRFYPPSGPLQTSTPPFSSPALFLPPSQSHPQSLSGPGLAPLDSPNIMATIQEDPSLDPHLEQDVLEKAFSRGVGGHMGAARSFEDLTGHALAGRSDKAQSFRLQRQRRINSKETEC is encoded by the exons ATGGAACAACTTTTGTTACTAACAATTTCTGTGGTTTTAACGGCGGGTGCCCGGACACCGCCGGCCATTGACAACTACAGTGAATATA CCACCCTACGCGCCGTGCTGACAGACTTCGACGTGTTGCCTCTCTCTGGCGTCCAGGCCCACTCAGTCCACCGCCGCGACACTCGGACACAGACAACAACACACCTGGAGCGGCTCATCAGCTTCAATGCCCTGCACAG GCATTTCAAGCTGTACCTGCGGACCAACACAGAGCTCTTCACAGAGGACTTTAAGGTTGTTGTCATCGACAGTGATGGCCAGGAGAAAGGCTATGAGGTCAACAGACAGAACTACTTCACGGGACATGTCATTG GGGAGGAGAACTCTCGGGTCCAGGCCCATATGGATGGAGATGAGTTCTCAGCCCGCATTATGACCCACGACGCAGAATACAACCTGGAG CCTCTGTGGAGGTTCACCACAGCACCTCCAGACGGCCGTCTGCTGGTGTATCGCTCGGAGGACATCAGGAATATCAGCAGGCTGGCCCGGCCCAACGTCTGCGGCTACGTGCACCCCGACCCCGGGCACCTGCTGCCTGACGACATGGGGGCGACCCTGGGGGCCAAGCAGAAAGAGG AGGCCGGCGGCAGAGGGAAAAGGCAGGTGTACGACCACACGAAGAACACCTGTCCCCTGCTCTTGGTGGCTGACCACCGGTTCTTCGAGAACATGGGCCGCAGTGAAGAGAGCACCACGCTCAACTACCTG ATCGAGCTCATTGATCGGGTGGATGACATCTACAGGAACACATCCTGGGACGAAGAGTTCAAAGGTTATGGCGTTCAGATCCAACAG ATTATCATCGAGAAGGCTCCCACCTCAGTCCCCGATGGAGGGGCCCACTTCAACATGAAAGCAGGCGTCTGGGACGTCAAGAGACTGCTGGAG CAGTTCAGTCAGGACATAGCGGAAAATGCCTCCCAGGTGTGTCTGGCTCACCTGTTCACCTACCAGGACTTTGACGAGGGCACCCTGGGCCTGGCCTACGTCGCCCCCGCTAAGACTGGCGTTCCTGGAGGACTGTGCTCCGAGA AATGCCCACCGTCTCCGTCCAGTGGGCACAGAGCGATCTACCTCAACACTGGACTGACCAGCACCAAGAACTATGGGAAAACCATCCTCACCAAG GAGGCAGACCTGGTGACCACCCACGAGCTGGGCCATAACTTCGGGGCGGAACACGACCAGGACAACACCCCAGAGGGATGCGCCCCAAGTGAGGACCAGGGGGGGAAGTACGTCATGTACCCCATCGCCGTCAGTGGAGACCACGTCAACAACAAG CTGTTCTCTGAGTGCAGCAGGCGGTCCATCGTGAAGCGTCTGAGGCTGAGGGCGCCGACCTGCTTCAAGGAGCGCAACAGCAACGTCTGCGGGAACTCCCGGGTGGAGCAGGGCGAGGAGTGCGACCCCGGCCTGCTGCACATCAACAAGGACCACTGCTGCACCTCCGAATGCAAACTGAGGCTCACTGCCCAGTGCAG TGACAGGAACAGCGCCTGCTGCAATGACTGTCACTTTGAAGCGGAGGGCAAGGTTTGCCAGGAACCCATCGACGCCACATGCAAGGGAAACTCCTCCTGCACAG GGAACAGCAGCGAGTGTCCCCCGCCGGAGAACGCTCCGGACAAGACGTTGTGTCTGGACAACGGAGAGTGTGCGGACGGGCAGTGTGTTCCCTTCTGCGAGGCGGTGCTCAGCCTGCAGTCCTGCGCCTGTAACG AAACCAACTCTTCCTGTAAGACGTGTTGTCGGAATCTGCGGGGAGTGTGCGCCCCCTACCAGGACCAAACCGGCAGTTTCCAGTTCCTGCGTAAAGGGAAACCATGCACCGTGGGATTCTGTGACGGAGCG GGGAAGTGTATGAAGCAGGTACAGGACGTGATCGAGCGTCTGTGGGACTTCATCGACAAGCTGGACATCAACACGTTTGGCAAGTTCCTGGCGGACAACATCGTGGGCTCGGTGGTGGGCTTCTCCCTCATCTTCTGGGTCCCTCTCAGCATCCTGGTCCACTGTGTG GACAAGAAGCTCGACCGGCAGTTTGAGCAGAACACCAAAACCATGTTCTTCCCCAGT AACGCAGAGCTCCTGAGCAGCCTGGAGCCAGCCACCATGCAGTTCTTCAAACCCCTTCACCCCTCCTCCGGATACCGCTTCTACCCTCCCTCGGGACCCCTACAGACCAGCACCCCCCCCTTTTCAAGCCCCGCCCTTTTCCTGCCTCCCAGCCAATCGCACCCTCAGTCGCTCTCCGGCCCTGGACTAGCCCCGTTGGACAGCCCGAACATCATGGCAACAATCCAGGAAGACCCGTCTCTGGACCCCCACCTGGAGCAGGATGTGCTGGAGAAGGCCTTCtctaggggggtgggggggcacatGGGGGCGGCCCGCTCGTTTGAGGACCTGACGGGGCACGCCCTGGCCGGACGCAGCGACAAGGCCCAGTCCTTCAGGCTGCAGCGGCAGAGACGCATCAACAGCAAGGAGACCGAGTGCTGA